Genomic window (Deinococcus arcticus):
AAGCGCGCGGTCAGTGGCGTGTCTAGGGTGCTTACGCGCTTTTGCCCATGAGGGAGGTCAGAAAACGGGGGGTGAATCTTCATCGTTGGTTGGGGGAGGGGGTGGGTGGTGGCAAGCGCCCTCATACGGACTGCCGCCTGTTCCGCTGACTCATCGGCTCTGTTCCGATGTCTGGGCGCCGCGCCCGGAGGGACGGGTCTCTCCGGCTCGCGCTGCAAAGCAGCGCTCCGAGTTCGTCTCATACGGATTCCGAAAAATTCCGTAACGTGTTCCGGAATTTTTTCGACTGGAGGGACTCGAAGAGCTGCGCAGCAGAGAAGGAACAAATGCGGATTTCCAGGAATTGGGCTGGAACAGCGCCGGAGGCGGGGAACATCCCCCTTCTTCCCGGATGGTACGGAAATGGACGGCAGTCCGTATCAGGCACCTGCCGGCACCGCCGCCTCCTCAAAGGTACGCATCTCGCGCAGGGTGGCCGCCGCGCCCAGCAGCAGGGGGGCCGCCAGCACTCCGCCCGTGCCTTCACCCAGGCGCAGCCCCAGACTGAACAGCGGTTTCAAGCCCAGGTGCGCCAGCTGCGCGCCGTGCCCGGCCTCGGCACACTGCCCGGCCGCGAACAGAAAATCACGCAGGGCCGGGGCCAGGGCCACCCCAATCAGCGCCGCGCTGCCCTCCACGAAGCCGTCCAGCACCACGGCGCGGCGCAGGGCCGCAGCCTGCAGCATCATCCCCAGCATGGCGGCAATTTCGTAGCCGCCGAACTCGGCCAGCACCGTCAGCGGGTCGGCCGCGTCGCTGCGGGCCAGAGCCGTGCGAATGACCGCCACCTTGTGGGCCAGCCGCTCATCGTCCACGCCGGTGCCGCGCCCGGTCACGGCCTGTGGGTCCAGCTCCAGCAGCCGCGCGGTCAAGGCCGCAGCGGGCGTGGTGTTGCCAATGCCCATCTCGCCGGGCACCAGCAGGTCCGCGCCGTCCTCTATGGCCCGGCGTGCCAGCGCAGCCCCGGCCAGCACCAGCGCGGCCGTTTCCTGCGGGGTCATGGCGGCCTCGCGGCTCAGGTCGCGGGTGCCCTGTCGACGGGCGGCGCGGTGCAGGGCCGGGTGGACGGGCAATTCGGCGTTCACCCCCGCGTCCATCACGTACACCCGCGCGCCCACGCTGCGGGCCAGGGCGTTCACCGCCGCGCCGCCTGGGCCGTGTGGCGTGTCGGCCAGGAAGTTGGCCACCATAGCGGGCGTCACCTCCGGCGGATAGGCGCTCACGCCCTGCGCCGCCACCCCGTGGTCCCCGGCCGCCACCAGCACCGCCACGCCGCGCGGGTGGGGACGCTCGGTCCCGAATACGCCTGCCAGCCGGATGGACAGCGCTTCCAGTTCGCCCAGGGCCCCGGGCGGCTTGGTCAGCTGCGCCTGCCGGGCCCGGGCCCGGCCCATGGCGGCCTGGTCGGCCGGGTGCACCGCCTGAATGAGGGCGTCAAGGTCGGCCGGCAGGTCAGCAGTCATCGGGGGTTACTGTGGCATACGGGGGGCACCGGCCTTTGAGCCATGGGCCATGCGCTCTGAGCCGTGGGGAGGGACTGGCCTCAGGGTGGGGGGAGCAGCCGCGTCAGCCACCAGTCTCCGCCGCTGCGCTGCAGGGTGGCCACGGTGCCGGGCGGCGCGGCGGCGGCGCGCAGGCCCACGGTCAGGCGCAGCAGCCCCCACAGGGGGCCGGCGTGGGTAAAGGCCACGGCCTCGCCGGCCGGGGGCAGGGTAGTCAGCCACGCCGCCAGGCGCGCGTGAAAGGCCGCGCCCGTCTCGCCGCCGGGGGGGCCGCCGGGCGAGTGGGGATCGGCCAGGGCGTCTGTCCAGCGGCGGGGGGCCTCGCCGTGGGCAGCTTCCAGCTGCGCCCAGGTGTGCCCGGCCATCACGCCGAATGTGGCTTCGGCCAGGGCCGGGGTGGGCAGGGCCCCCGGAAAACCCGCCAGGGCCGCCGTCTGCCGGGCCCGGCGGGCCGGGGAAGTGAAGGCCAGGGCCGCCAGAGGCAGGTGCAGGGTGCGGGCCAGCGCCTCGCCCGCCGGGCTCAGGGGCGCGTCCTCGTGGGCGTGGGGATAACGCCGTTCCCCGTTGGGCGCGGTGGGCGCGTGGCGCACCAGATGCAGGGTCAGCACCGCGCCCACGGCCCTAGCGGCCCCAGGCGTAGGCGCCCAGCGCCAGCAGTTCGGCCACCACCACCAGCAGGCCGTACACGTCGCCGCTGAGGCCGCCGCCCAGGCGCCGCGCGGCAAAGGCCGCTGCCAGCAGCACGCCCGCCAGGGCCACCAGCCACGCCACCCAGGCGCCGGGCAGCAGCAGTGTGGGGGCCGCCAGCGCCAGCGCCGCCCAGATGCGGCCCTCGCGGGAGCGGGCGCCCAGACTCTCGGCGCGGGCGGCCGGGTAACTGTTCATGGGCAGCAGCAGCAGCGCCCGCGCACTCACAGCCGCCACCACCGGCGCGTAGGCCGGGATGGGCGCCGAGAGCAGGCTCCACAGCAGCAGCAGGGCCAGGGCGCCGGTGGCCAGCCCAAAGGCGCCCACATGCACGTCGCGCAGAATCTCCAGGCGCTGCGCCGGGGACTTCACGGCGAACAGGGCGTCGGCGCTGTCCACCAGTCCGTCAAAGTGCAGCATGCCGGTCAGCAGCAGCCAGAGCCCCACGCCCAGCGCCCCCACCACCCCGGCGGGCAGCGGCGGCCCCCACCACAGCAGCAGCGCCGCCGCGCCGCCCACCACGTAGCCGGCCAGCGGGTAGTAGGCGCTGGCCCGGGCAAAGTCGCCCTCGTCCACCCGGGTCACGTGCGGCAGTGGCAGGGTGGTCAGGAAGGTCAGGGCCAGATGCAGCGCGCGCCGCTGCTGTGTCAGGCGGCCCGGGAGGCTCACCGCCCGGCCCCCGGCCACGCCACATG
Coding sequences:
- a CDS encoding histidine phosphatase family protein, translating into MGAVLTLHLVRHAPTAPNGERRYPHAHEDAPLSPAGEALARTLHLPLAALAFTSPARRARQTAALAGFPGALPTPALAEATFGVMAGHTWAQLEAAHGEAPRRWTDALADPHSPGGPPGGETGAAFHARLAAWLTTLPPAGEAVAFTHAGPLWGLLRLTVGLRAAAAPPGTVATLQRSGGDWWLTRLLPPP
- the cobT gene encoding nicotinate-nucleotide--dimethylbenzimidazole phosphoribosyltransferase, with the translated sequence MTADLPADLDALIQAVHPADQAAMGRARARQAQLTKPPGALGELEALSIRLAGVFGTERPHPRGVAVLVAAGDHGVAAQGVSAYPPEVTPAMVANFLADTPHGPGGAAVNALARSVGARVYVMDAGVNAELPVHPALHRAARRQGTRDLSREAAMTPQETAALVLAGAALARRAIEDGADLLVPGEMGIGNTTPAAALTARLLELDPQAVTGRGTGVDDERLAHKVAVIRTALARSDAADPLTVLAEFGGYEIAAMLGMMLQAAALRRAVVLDGFVEGSAALIGVALAPALRDFLFAAGQCAEAGHGAQLAHLGLKPLFSLGLRLGEGTGGVLAAPLLLGAAATLREMRTFEEAAVPAGA
- a CDS encoding adenosylcobinamide-GDP ribazoletransferase, yielding MSLPGRLTQQRRALHLALTFLTTLPLPHVTRVDEGDFARASAYYPLAGYVVGGAAALLLWWGPPLPAGVVGALGVGLWLLLTGMLHFDGLVDSADALFAVKSPAQRLEILRDVHVGAFGLATGALALLLLWSLLSAPIPAYAPVVAAVSARALLLLPMNSYPAARAESLGARSREGRIWAALALAAPTLLLPGAWVAWLVALAGVLLAAAFAARRLGGGLSGDVYGLLVVVAELLALGAYAWGR